A genomic segment from Bombus affinis isolate iyBomAffi1 chromosome 13, iyBomAffi1.2, whole genome shotgun sequence encodes:
- the LOC126923205 gene encoding uncharacterized protein LOC126923205 isoform X1 yields MNRKHRSYEVKEDGDEDDDDDDDDKGGCENGGGDDDGDNDDDDDEDEDGEDDDDDDDGHEYEYEHDQDDDDARLVDRRSTRHEFRFSFERETRCSKRFPRRRGRLDKAEEAE; encoded by the exons ATGAACCGGAAACATCGTTCGTACGAAGTGAAAGAGGATGGTgacgaggacgacgacgacgacgacgacgacaaaggCGGCTGCGAAAACGGCGGCGGAGACGACGAcggcgacaacgacgacgacgacgacgaagacgaagacggcgaggacgacgacgacgacgacgacggtcACGAGTACGAGTACGAGCACGATCAGGACGACGATGACGCGAGGCTGGTAGATCGAAGATCCACTAGACACGAGTTTAGGTTCAG CttcgagcgggagacgcgttgCAGCAAGAGATTCCCGCGCAGGAGAGGAAGACTGGACAAAGCGGAAGAAGCAGAATAA
- the LOC126923205 gene encoding uncharacterized protein LOC126923205 isoform X2: MNRKHRSYEVKEDGDEDDDDDDDDKGGCENGGGDDDGDNDDDDDEDEDGEDDDDDDDGHEYEYEHDQDDDDARLVDRRSTRHEFRFRTLTGTRFMPQTNKPKARGLEENG, from the exons ATGAACCGGAAACATCGTTCGTACGAAGTGAAAGAGGATGGTgacgaggacgacgacgacgacgacgacgacaaaggCGGCTGCGAAAACGGCGGCGGAGACGACGAcggcgacaacgacgacgacgacgacgaagacgaagacggcgaggacgacgacgacgacgacgacggtcACGAGTACGAGTACGAGCACGATCAGGACGACGATGACGCGAGGCTGGTAGATCGAAGATCCACTAGACACGAGTTTAGGTTCAG AACTCTGACCGGTACACGCTTTATGCCGCAAACTAACAAACCGAAAGCACGCGGATTGGAGGAAAATGGCTGA